DNA sequence from the Halostella salina genome:
TCCGGTTCGACGCCGGCTCGCCGGAACCCGGCCGCGGCGACCTCGTTGCCGGCGTACAGCAGGAGGCCCAGACCGACGCCGACGGCGAGCGCCGGCCACCCGGTGCTCGCGGCCGTCGGCTCGATCCCGAGCGCGGCCGCCGGGACCTCGGTGTACAGCGCCGCGCCGACGAGCACCGCGCCGAACAGCCCCTGCGAGAGCGCGACGTTGGCCAGCAGCGCGCCCGTCGTCAGCGACGGGTCGTCGTCGGGCCGGAGCGTCTCGTGGGACGGCGTGCCGGGCGGGAACGGGGTGCTCGTGTCCGCCGACGCGGTGCCGTCACCCCCCGGCGCGGCGGAGTCGGTCCCGGCGTCGACTGCCCGCGGTTCGGCCGGCGTCGGTTCGGGCGGGGTGTCAGCGTCGACCGCCGGCGAATCGGCTGCGGGCCGCGTTCCGCCGGTCTCGTCCGGTCCTGTCTCGACGGCGGTCCCGCCGCTCATGGCGGTCTGTGTCGCACGCGAGAGCAACAGCAGTAAAGAGAGGACGACGAAGGAGACGCCGGTGAACGTCGCCCAGTCGGGCACGCGTTACTGCGGGCTGGGGCTGGAGCTGCCGCGGCCGACCTGCCGTTCGAGGGCCGACCCGGTGATGCTCTTGATGCGGTCGACGAGCCCGTCGTTCTCGGTCTCGCCGGCCAGCGCGACCTCCAGCACCTCGCTGATGTGGGAGACGGGGACGATCTCGACCTGTTCCTCGTACTCCTCCTCGATCATCACGTCCTGCTCGTTGGCGGCCGGGATGATCACGGTGTCGAGGCCCGACTTCGCCGCGGCCTCGATCTTGTGGGTGACGCCGCCGACCGGGAGCACGTCGCCCCGGACGGAGAGGGAGCCGGTCATCGCCAGGTCCTGCCGGACCGGCGCGTCCTCCAGCGCGGAGACGACGGCGGTCGCCACCGTGATGGAGGCGGAGTCGCCGTCGACGCCCTGCTGGCCCGCCTGCACGAACTGGATGTGGACGTCCTTCTCCGAGATGTCCTCGTCGGAGAACTTCTTGATGATCGCCGAGACGTTCTGGACGGCCTCCTCGGCCATCTCCTGGAGCTTCCCGGTGGCGATCACCTGACCGGGCCCCTGCGAGGGGGTCACCTCGGCCATCACGGGGAGGACGATGCCGCTGTCCTCGCCCATGACCGCGAGGCCGTTGACGCGGCCGACCACGTCGCCCTCGGAGACGGTGAGCTCGTAGTCCTTGCGGCGCTCGATGTAGTCGTCCGCGAGCTGCTGCTCGATGGAGCGGCTCCGGCGTTTCGCCTGCAGCACGTGGTCGCGGGTGGTGTACTCGGCGTCCTCGGCGCGGGCGATGTCGCCCGCGACGCGGACCAGCCCGCCGAGGTCGCGCAGCTTCAGCGTCAGGTGGCCCTTGCGGCCCGCGCGGCGCTTGGCTTCGAGGATGACCTCCTCGATAGCCTCGGGCGTGTAGTGGGGCAGGCGGCCGTCCTTCTCGACCTCCTGCGCGATGAAGCGCGCGTACTTGCGGCGCATCTCGGGGGTGTCGTCGATGGTGTCGTCCATGTACACCTCGTACCCGTACCCCTTGATGCGGGAACGGAGCGCGGGGTGCATGTTCTCCATCGCGTCGAGGTTCCCCGCCGCGATCATGATGAAGTCACAGGGGACCGGCTCGGTCTGGACCATCGCGCCCGAGGAGCGCTCGGACTGGCCCGTGATCGAGAACTCGCCCTCCTGGATCGCGGTCATCAGCTTCTGCTGGGAGCGGATGTCGAGCGTGTTGATCTCGTCGACGAACAGGACACCCTTGTTCGCCTTGTGGATCGCCCCGGGCTCGACGCGGTCGTGGCTGGGCGTCTCCATGCCGCCGGACTGGAACGGGTCGTGGCGGACGTCGCCCAGCAGCGCGCCGGCGTGAGCGCCCGTCGCGTCCTCGAACGGCGCGGTGCTCTCGTCGGCGGCGTTGACGATGAGGTTCGGGATCATCGCGTCGCTACCGCGGTTGGAGTAGCGGAAGGCGAGGTAGACCACGCCGGCCGCGAGGATGCCGAGCAGGATGCTCGCGGGCGACAGCAGCGTGTAGCCCAGCACGATGGCGATGATGATCCACATCAGGAACGAGCGCATCCGGTTTTTCTTCCGGGCCTCGTCCTTGTGGGCCTCCACGATCTGCTCGCCCTTGCCGGCCGGCACCGTCCGGACCTTCGGCTCGTTGCCGTCGTCGGGGTTGTGGTAGACGAGTACGTCCTGCAGGTCCTCCTTCGGGAGGAGTTCGCTCATCGCCTTCGCCAGCATCGACTTCCCCGTCCCCGGGGTGCCGATCATCATCACGTGGCGGCGCTGCTTGGCGGCCTTCTTGACGATGTCGCGGGCGTCGTCCTGCCCGATCACCTGGTCGACGAGCTTGTCCGGGACATCGATGTCCTCGGTCGAGTCGATCTGGAGTCCGCCCAGCAGGTTGTCCTCCTCGTCGTCGTCGATGAGGTCCCTGTCGACCTGGCTACCGAGGTCCTCCAGCGGGTCGTCGTCGCCCGCGTCGGCGTCCGTCGCCTCCGTAGACGGGCGCTCGCTTCGCCCCGGGGAGTCACCCGACTCCAGGGGTTCGTCCGGGTCGGGATCGACGCCCTCCTGGTCGGTGGGGGCGTCGACCCCCTCGCCGGGGTCGTGTTCCTCCGGCTCCGGGGAAACGTCGTCCGTGTCCGTATCGTTGCTCATAGAATGCGTTGCTGGCTGATCCGAAGGCTGGGGAACTGATATACTTTCTCCCTCCTTTTCCGATCTCCCATACGCCCGAAAACACCAGCAGCGCAACTGTATCGTCCGATCTCTCCGAAGGGGGTGACTCGCCACCCTTATAAACAGACAGGTCGCACGTACGAACGATGCAACGGGGCTTCTACATCGGCAGGTTCCAGCCCTTCCACAACGGTCACCGGAGCATGGTGCAGGCGATCGCGGAGGACGTGGACGAACTCGTCCTCGGCATCGGGAGCGCCGGGGACTCCCACAGCAAGCACGACCCGTTCACCGCGGGCGAGCGGATCATGATGGTGACGAAGTCGCTGGTCGACGTCGACCTCGTGACCTACGCCGTGCCAATCGAGGACCTGGACCGCAACTCGGTGTGGGTGAGCCACGTCCAGAGCATGAGCCCCGACTTCGACGTCGCCTACTCGAACAACCCGCTCGTGATCCAGCTGTTCGAGGAGGCCGGCGTGGAGGTGCGCCAGTCCCCGATGTTCAACCGCGACGTGCTGGAGGGGACGGAGGTCCGCGAGCGCATGATCAAGGGGACGAACTGGCAGCCGCTGGTGCCGGACCCGGTCGTCGAGGTCATCGAGGAGATCGGCGGCATCGAACGCATCCAGCGCGTCAGCGAGACCGACAGCAACGGCGACTGATGATCACGCTCGCCTCCGACTTCGGCTCGCCGTACCCCGCCGCGATGAAAGGCGTGATCCTGCAGGAGTCGGACGCGCGGCTGGTCGACGTGGCCCACGACTTTCCGCGGCAGGACGTGCGCGCCGCGGCGTTCTGGCTCCGCGAGGTGCTCCCGTGGTTCCCGCCGGCGGTTCACCTCGCCGTGATAGACCCGGGCGTCGGCACCGACCGCGCCGCCGTCGTCGCCCGCGCCGGCGACCACGCGCTCGTCGGGCCGGACAACGGCGCCCTCGTCCCGGCGGCTCGGGAGTTGGCCGAGAAGCCCGACGGCGTGGAGTGGTTCCGGATCGACGACGCGGACGCCGAAAGCACAACGTTTCACGGCCGCGACGTGTTCGCGCCGGCGGCCGCCGCAGTCCACGAGGCCGGCGTCGTCGGGCTGGATTCGCTGGACCTGCTGACCCCCGTCGACGATTTCGAGGCGCTCTCCTTCCCCGAGCCGACCGTCCGGGACGACGCCGTCGTCGGCGAAGTGCTGGTCGTCGACGGCTTCGGCAACGCGATCACGAACGTCCCCGGGGACGTGGTGTCGGGGCTGGACGCGGTGACCGTGAACGGCCAGTCGGTCCCCGTCGGCGAGACGTTCGCCGCGGTGCCCGAGGGCCAGTGGCTCGTCACCGTCGGCAGCCACGGCAACGTCGAACTCGACGTGAACCGGGGGCGCGGCGACGAGGCGTTCGGCGTGGACCCGGGCGACGAGGTACGGCTAACGTTCCGGTAGACGCCGCTGTTCGACGAGGGAGTCCGACGCGGCCGCCAATATTTTTACCGGCGGATATGTAGGATGACTCATCTATGGGATCCGATCGGTCAACGGGGGATGACTCGGCGGGTGCGGACGACGGGGGCGACCTGCCGGTCGCGCGGCGGACGGTGCTCAAGTCGGCCGCCGGGGCGCTGGGCGTCGGGGTCGGAGTCGCGGGCACGACGGGGGCAGCCGCCGCCCGGCGCGACGCGGTCCTCTCGGAAGGGTTCGAGGACTACTCGGTCGGCGGCTACCCGAACGGCTGGAAGAAAAACGGCAACAGCGACCAGGGGGTCGTCGACTCGCCAGCGGCCAGCGGCGACCGGGCGCTGCGGCTGACCGGCAGTTCGGGCGGCTGCTGGGAGGCCATCGCCAACGCGCCGATCGACCTGCCGGAGTCGGGGTCGGCGACCCTCCGGCTGTCGGTGTATCCGACGACGAACGGCGAGGTGGGCTGCCACGACAACCGCGGGGATATCGGGCTCGGGACGAGCGCGGAGTCGTGGAACGCCGGCGACGGGTGGCGGCTGGTCCAGTTCGGCACCGACGACCGCCTCGTCGGCCCCGGCGGCACCGACCTCGGCCCGTACGAGACCGGCGCGTGGCAGACCCTGGAGTTCACCTACGAGCGGACCGAGCGGGGCGTCCGGGTCAGCTTCGCCGTCGACGGGGCGGAACGGGGGTCGGCCGTCCGCCCGGTCAGCGAGTTCGAGAACGACATCTCGTGGCTGACGCTGTCGAGCGGCGAGTTCACGATCTATTTCGACGACGTGACGCTGACGACCGGTGACGGCGGCGGGCCGACGGCGTCCTTTACGTTCTCCCCCTCGGACCCGGAGACGAACGAGACGGTGCAGTTCGACGCCAGCGGCTCCGAGGACCCCGACGGCAGCATCGAGCGCTACGAGTGGGACTTCACCGGCGACGGCACGTTCAACGTCACCGGACAGACTGTCGACCACCGGTTCACCGACGACGTCGACTACGACGTGACGCTCCGCGTGACCGACGACGCCGGCAACCGGGACACGGTGACCAAAACGGTCCCCGTCAGCGGCAGCAACAGCGCGCCCGACGCCGCATTCACCTACTCCCCCTCGGACCCGGCGGTCGGCGACGAGGTCACGTTCGACGCCGGCCCGTCCGCGGACCCCGACGGGACGATCCAGTCGTACAACTGGGACCTGAACGCGGACGGCACCGCGGACGTGCAGGGGGAGGTCGTCTCCGAGACGTACGACTCGGCCGGGGAATACACGGTGACGCTCGCCGTCGAGGACGACGCCGGGAGCCACGACACGGTCCAGCGGACGGTGTCGGTCGGCGAGGGCAACGCAAGCCCCACCGCCGACTTCACCGTCTCGCCGGACGCCCCGGCGGTCGGCGAGCAGGTGACGCTCGACGCCAGCGCCGCCAGCGACCCCGACGGCAGCATCGCCAGCTACGAGTGGGACGTGGACGGCGACGGCTCGGTCGAGACGCAGGGGCAGGCGGTCGGGGTGGCCTACGACGAGTCCGGGACGTACACGGTCACGCTCGAAGTCCGTGACGACGACGGAGCGACCGACACCGCCCGGCGGACCATCGGCGTCGAGACCTCGAACACGCCGCCGTCCGCCGCGTTCGAGTACACACCCGGCGACCCCGCAGTGGGCGAGACGGTCACGCTCGACGCCTCCGGTTCGTCCGACCCCGACGGCTCGGTCGTCTCGTACGAATGGGACGTGGACGGCGACGGCAGCTACGAGCGGTCCGGCCGGACCGTCGACTACGCGTTCGAGTCGGCGGGCGACCACCCGGTCACGCTACGCGTCACGGACGACGCCGGCGCGACCGACGAGGTGACCGACACCGTCCCCGTCGTCGAACTGGAGGGGCCCGAGCCGTCCTTTACCATCTCGAACCCCGAGCCGATGCTCGGCGAGGCAGTCACGCTCGACGCCTCCGGCTCGTCCGACCCCGACGGCACCGTCAGGGCCTACGAGTGGGACGTCGACGGCGACGGCGAGTACGAGAAACGCGGCGTGGAGGTGACCCACCGGTTCGAGAGCACCGATGCGACGCAGGTGTCCCTTCGGGTCACCGACGGCGACGGGCTGCAGGGGACCTCGCGGCAGAACGTCGCCGTCGCGCAGACGTTCCGGAGCCGGCGCTCGCGGAAGTTCGACCTCGCGGACTCGATCGACGACGACTCGGTCCTCGCGACGCTGGAACCGCTTGCGGACGTACCGGGCGACAGGGAACTGGCGGAGTACACGTTCGGCGAACTGGAGACGGCGGCGGGCACCGGGGAGATCGACCCGGGTACGGCCAACGAGGCCGCCCGCCGGCTGCTGATCGGCGAGCGGGCGACCCACGGGATCGTCGAGACCATCGGCCCGGGCAACGACACGACCGGGCTGCGGTTCGCCCGGCGGATCGCGGAGTCGGTGTGCAGCGTCGGGATCAAGCTCCTGCTGTTCAAGGTCGCTATCGGCGAGAAGCTCGCGTCGCTGGCGTCAGGCCTCGTTGCGAGCACGCTGCTGTACACGGCCGGGGAGACGATCGCAGACGGGATCGACTACCTCTTTACCAACATGCTCCCGGCCGACGACGGGCGGACCGAGGCGCGCACGGAGGCGAAATCGAAGGCCCGGGGCCTCTGGGACGACATCGCCGCGGGCGCGGCGGCGACCGCCGAACTCATCGCCGAGGCCATCGAGACCCTCGCGGACGTCGTCGAGGGGATCGTCCGTGCGACCGTCGAGTTCAGCCGGGTCGCCCCGCTGTCGATGACCACGTCGCCGGAGTCGCTCGGGGAGCTCGCGTTCGGCAACAGCATCTGGCGGGAACAGATACGACTGCACAGCGACCTCCAGCCCGATAGCGTCGCCGGCGGGCTCCCGGGAAGCACGGAGACGGTCGCCCAGGCCCGGGAGGACGGCGTGACCACCGTCAGAACGAACTTCGAGAACATCGCGTCGGATCTGGACACGCTGAAAAACGACCTCGGGGACTTCAACGTCGTCGACTCCGTCGCGGACATCGGCGAAGCGGACTCGTGGGCCGACTACGGCCTGCAGGCGCTGCAGGCGCTGGCCTCGCTGCTGTCCAGCATCTTCAGCCTGCTCGTGGAGAGCTTCGCCATCGGGGCGACCGGGACGGCGATCCTCATGGCTCGCAAGATACACGCGGAAGTCATCGACAGCGTGCTGGCGGGAGAACATCGCGTCGACGGCTGGGCACCGGTGTAACCAATGACCGACATTCCACACCACCACGACCGACTCGCGGAGGCAGTCCGGACCGGGGACATCGAGACGGCGCTGGACGCCCAGCGCGCGATAGCGACCAGCAGCCCGCCGCTGCCCGAACTGCTCGACGAGTTCCGGGCCGCGGTGGACGCCGGCGACGACGCGCGGGCGGAGACGGTCCTGACGAAGATCGACGACCGGATCGAGGAGCGCCGGCCGGCCGAGCAGGCATCCGTCGAACAGGCGGCGCTCACCCGCGAGGAGAACGACCCGGACCGGGAGACGCTGACGGAACTGCAGACACACATCGAGAACGCGACCGAGACGAGCCTCGACAGGGCGGGGTTTCTCGGGGTCGCGACGACGTATCTGGAGGACGGCTGGGACGACACCAGCGAGGTCACCGAGGCCGCCGACACGCTCGGCAGCAAGGAACGGGAGCTCCAGTCGTCGGTCGAGCGCGTCGAGGAGACGCTCGACTCGACGACGCTCCCCGCCAGCGTCGAGGTCGTCGCCATCGGCAACGCGACCGCCCGCCGGCAGGTCGACGAGGAGTTCGCCGTCACCGCGACCGTCGAGAACCTCGGCGACCGGCGCGCCACGGACGTGACGGTGCGCGTGGAGCCCGGCGACGGGCTGGCCGCCAGCCCGGGCGAACGGGGACCGATCGCGGTCGAACCGGGCCAGCGCCGGGAGGTGGAGTTCACGGTCGTCGGAACCCGCTCGGGCGAGTTCACGCTCGGGTTCCGGGTCGATTCGGAGAACGCCGGCGTCTCCAGCGGCGAGACGACCGTCATCGTGCGGTCGGAGGCTGATCCCCCTGCCACGCCCGTCGAGGCTCTCGCCGGCACGGACGGCGAGGTGACGTTCGACGACGTGATCACCGCGATCAGCCTCTACAATCAGGACGAACCGGTCCCCGAGACGGACGGGATGACCCTCGACTTCGGCGACGTGGTCGGCGTCATCGCCGCGTACAACGAGCGTGAGACATGAGACGGGTCGTCGTCCTCGCCGTCGTGGCGTCGCTGCTGGCCGTCCCGGTCGCGGCGGCGACCGTGCCGATCTCCCTCTCGGCGAGCCACCCCGGCGAGACGACGCCCGGCAGCACCGTCGCGGTGACGCTGTCGGTGACAAACGACGGCGACCAGCCGTCCGACGCGATGGGCGTGCAGGTCGAGGACGTCCCCGAGGCGCTGACCGTCGCCGAGATCCGGTCGCCGAACGGCTCGGTCGCGGCGAACCGCAACGCCGTCTTCTGGACCGACCCCGTGCCGGCCGGGGAGACGGTGACCGCGACGTACGTCGTCGCAGTCGACGGCGACGCCCCGGCCGAGACCTACGAGTTCACGGCCCGGGCCGCCAGCGGCGACAGCGAGGTCCAGCAGGCCGTGACCGTCGACGTGGTTCCCCCGAACCAGCCCCCCGAGGCGTCGGTCGACGCGCCGAGCGAGGCCACCGTCGGGGAGCCGGTCACGTTCGACGGCAGCGGCTCGTCGGACCCCGACGGCACGGTCGCGTCGTACGAGTGGGACCTGGACGGCGACGGCGAGTACGAGGCGACCGGTCCGACGGTCGAGCACAGCTTCGACGAACCCGGCGAACGGGCCGTGGAACTGCAGGTCACCGACGACGATGGGGCGGTCGCAATGGTAGTGCGCGACGTGCAGGTACGCGAGGCGCAGGACGGCGGCAACGACGGCGACGGCTCCGACGACACGGAGAACGCATCGGCGGCGGCCGTCGCCAGCGACGGGTCGCCGTTCGACCTGGAGAACGCGCCCATCCTGCTGGGAGCCGTCGCCGTCGCGCTTGTGGTGCTGTTCGTCGGGTGGTATCTCGTCCGTGGCGGCGATGACGGGGACGACGCGGCCCCCGCCGACGACACCGGTCCCGGCGGTGCGGACGGCCCCTCGGAGTTCGGGGAGCCGCAGCCGTCGAGCGACGGCGCGCCGCCGTCCGACCAGCCTCCGCCGCGGGAACGCACCGGGCACGAGCAGGGGGCGGCAAACGACGGGCCGCCCGGTGCCGGTCCCGCAGAGGGCGGTGCGCCAGTCTCGGGTGGAGCCGGACGGGCGGCCCGCAACGAGCCGGACCGACCGGCGCACGGTGAACCGAACCGACCGGCTCGCGATGCGCCTGACCGGGCGGTTCGGGACGAGGCGGGCCGGCCGGGCGAACCAGCCGAGCGCGAGCCGCCCCGGCAGCCCGGCGGCGAGGGCTCCGGCACGGAGCCGCGACGGAACCCCGAGCACGACCGGGCGCGCGACGATCCCGGCCGGCCGAACAGCGACCCGGATCCGCCAACCGACGACGCCGGTGGCGACCCAGCGGCCGGGGACGGCACCGACGGCGACCCAGCCGGGGGTACCGAGCCCGAAGGCACCATCGAGTCACCGGCGTACTGTCCGCACTGCGGGGCGGCGATCGCGGAGTACGACCTGCCGACGCTGGAGTTCTGTCCGGACTGCGGCTCCGACCTGCAGGAGTGAGGGGGTCGAGCCCGGTCAGATCCGCTTCTCGACCCGTCGGATGCCCTCGGCGACCGACCCCCGCTCGAAGTACGCCAGTTCGACGGCAAGCACCAGCGCGGCGGCGGCCAGCACCGTCACGAACACGCCGCGCTGGTCGGCGTAGAGGTGCCACAGCAACAGCGGGAGGAAGAGCGCGGTCCCGGCGAGGCCGACGGCGGGGACGGCCCGCGACCACCCCTCGGCTTCCCCGAGCGCGAGATAGCTCATGGCGCCGAACACGACGATGAAGGCGAGCGACGCGAAGGAGGTGATCCCCTGAAGGCTCCCGTAGACGGTGAAGGCGAGCGTGAGCGCGCCGAGGCCGAGGACGATCCGCGGCGGCACCGCGCCCGCCCCGTCGCCCTCGAACCGGTCGGGCATGAGGCCGTCCGCGACGAGGCCGTCGGCGAACTGGACGCCGCTGAACAGCGTCGCGTTGATCGCGCTCGCGGTGGAGAACAGCGCCGACAGCGAGATGACGAGGCGGCCGGTCCCCCCGCCGAACCGCTCGGCCGCCGCGGCGAGCGCCGTCTCGGGGTGCCGGACGACCAGCGAGGTTTCGACGAGGCTCGTGGTGACGACGGCGACGCCGACGTAGACGAGAACGGCGACGGGGATCGAGACGTAGATCGCCCGGCGGATCGTCTCGACGGGGTCCGCGATCGCGTCCTGGTCGTACAGCAGTAGCTGCCAGCCCTGGAACGCGACGAACGACACCGCCGCGGCCACGACCGGTCCCGCACCGACCGAGCCGACGCCGGTCGCCACGCCGTCGCCCCCGACGGCTTCGGCGAGCCCCAGTGCGACGAACCCCGCGAGGACGGCGATCTTCGCCGCGACCAGCACGACCTCGACCAGCCCCGTCTCCTTCACGCCGACGAGGTTGAGACCGACGAACGCGGCGACGACCAGCGCCGACACGGCCGGGCGCGCCGGCACCCCGGCGACGGAGCCGAGGCCGGCGATGTCGACGAAGTAGCTCCCGAACGCGAAGGCGTACATCGCCATCGAGCCGACGTAGCCGACGAGCAGGGTCCAGCCGGCCATCCCGGCCAGCGTCGAACTACCCGCGAACGACTCGATGAACGTCGGCGAACCGCCCCGGTCATCGCATGCGCGGTTGAGGACGACGTAGGAGTAGCCCGCACACAGCGCCACCCCGCCGGCGATGGCGAAGGCGAGCCACGCGAGCGCCCCCGACACCTTGACGACGACGCCGAGGACCGCGTAGATCCCGCCGCCGATCATCCCGCCAAGTGCGATCGCCACGGCCTCCGTGAGACCGAATCGACCGCTCATGGGGCGGGGTTGGCAGGCGAGGCTGGTAAAAATTGTTCGCAGCGGTCCGAGGTGTACGCTACCGCGCTACTCCGCGGAGATCACGTCGTCGATCCGGGCGATCATCGTCGCCGCCTCGGTCGCGGACTCGACGGCCTCGCGCTTGACGGCGACGGGGTCGACGATCCCGTGTTCGACGGGGTCGCCGACCTCGCCCGCCTCGCCGTCGGTGATGAGGCCCGCACGGCCCTCCGCGTCGAAGGCGGACCGGAGGTCGACGAGCGCGTCGATGGGGTCCATGCCCGCGTTCTCGGCGAGCGTGCGCGGCAGCACGTCGATCGCGTCGGCGAACGCCTCGACGGCGAGCTGCTCGCGCCCCTCGGTCCCGGTCGCGGCGTCGCGCACGGCGTCGGCGGCCGCGATCTCGCTCGCGCCGGCACCGGGGACGACGCCGCCGGTCTCGGCGGCGGCGATGACCACGTCGAGCGCGTCGTTGACCGCGCGCTCCAGTTCGTCGGCGACGTGGTCGGTGCCGCCGCGGACAAAGAGCGTGACGGACTCGGCGGCCGCGCCGCCCTCGACGAACGCGAGTTCGTCGTCGCCGAACGTCTCGGTGCGGACGCGCTCGGCGTGGCCGAAGTCCTCGTCCGCGAGGTCGTCGAGCGCGCCGACGCGGGCGGCACCGGTCGCCCGGGCGATCCCCTTCGCGTCGTCGTCGTCGACGCTGGAGAAGGCGAGGACCCCGCGCTTCGAGAGGTAGGAGGCGACGCGGTCGTCGAGGTCGCCCGTGGTAAAGGCGACGTCGACGCCGGCGTCGTCGAGCGTCTCGGCGTACTCGCGGAGTTCGCGCTCCTCGGACTCCATGGCAGTCGTCAGCTGGTCGACGGAGTCGACCGAGTACTCGGCGTCCACGTCGCCCGTGTTGACCTCGAGGTCCACGTCGAGGACGGCGATCGTCGCGTCCTCGACCGCGGCGGGCATGCCGTCGGTCGCGGGGTCCTCGTCGAGGACGATCCCCTCGACGAGTTCCGTCGCCGTCGAACTCGCGCCGACGCGGGTGTGGACGGTGACGGCGTCGCGGTCGACGCCGTCGCCGGTCTCGGCGTGGCG
Encoded proteins:
- a CDS encoding APC family permease; translated protein: MSGRFGLTEAVAIALGGMIGGGIYAVLGVVVKVSGALAWLAFAIAGGVALCAGYSYVVLNRACDDRGGSPTFIESFAGSSTLAGMAGWTLLVGYVGSMAMYAFAFGSYFVDIAGLGSVAGVPARPAVSALVVAAFVGLNLVGVKETGLVEVVLVAAKIAVLAGFVALGLAEAVGGDGVATGVGSVGAGPVVAAAVSFVAFQGWQLLLYDQDAIADPVETIRRAIYVSIPVAVLVYVGVAVVTTSLVETSLVVRHPETALAAAAERFGGGTGRLVISLSALFSTASAINATLFSGVQFADGLVADGLMPDRFEGDGAGAVPPRIVLGLGALTLAFTVYGSLQGITSFASLAFIVVFGAMSYLALGEAEGWSRAVPAVGLAGTALFLPLLLWHLYADQRGVFVTVLAAAALVLAVELAYFERGSVAEGIRRVEKRI
- the thsA gene encoding thermosome subunit alpha, translating into MFVLSEDSQRTQGKDAQQSNIAAGKAVNEAVRTTLGPRGMDKMLVSDSGDVVITNDGATILQEMDIEHPAAEMIVEVAETQEEEVGDGTTTAAVLAGQLLAKAESLLEDDVHPTTIVQGYHAAAEVAVDAVEDQAIDADVDDDLLAQVAESSMTGKGTGGVAAETLAETVVDAVRHAETGDGVDRDAVTVHTRVGASSTATELVEGIVLDEDPATDGMPAAVEDATIAVLDVDLEVNTGDVDAEYSVDSVDQLTTAMESEERELREYAETLDDAGVDVAFTTGDLDDRVASYLSKRGVLAFSSVDDDDAKGIARATGAARVGALDDLADEDFGHAERVRTETFGDDELAFVEGGAAAESVTLFVRGGTDHVADELERAVNDALDVVIAAAETGGVVPGAGASEIAAADAVRDAATGTEGREQLAVEAFADAIDVLPRTLAENAGMDPIDALVDLRSAFDAEGRAGLITDGEAGEVGDPVEHGIVDPVAVKREAVESATEAATMIARIDDVISAE